Proteins co-encoded in one Acidovorax sp. 69 genomic window:
- a CDS encoding DUF2130 domain-containing protein produces the protein MHDIICPHCNKAFKVDETGYADILKQVRDADFSAQLHERLELAEQDKRNAVALAQAQVANELQKSAAAKDSEIQALKAQLGAGAVERDLAVAQALSAVEKQRDAMANELDRVRQAQQTADQLAQARLAQELQGVAAKKDAEIQHLKAQLDAGEVARRLAVSEAVTVVARERDELQNNLNLVVVKKQLEENAIKEQYALQLRDRDGEIARLRDMKARLSTKMVGETLEQHCETEFNRIRATAFPRAYFEKDNDARSGSKGDFIFRDVDESGNEIVSIMFEMKNESDETATKKRNEDFLKELDKDRTEKGCEYAVMVSLLEPESELFNTGIVDMFYRYPKMYVVRPQFFIPIITLLRNAAMKSLQYKSELALVKAQNLDITKFEAQLEDFKGAFGRNWRLASDGFEEAVKRIDEAIKDLEKTKEALHKSANNLRLANDKAEDLTIKKLTRGNPTMAAQFAELKQVGLSDME, from the coding sequence ATGCACGACATCATCTGCCCCCATTGCAACAAAGCCTTCAAGGTAGACGAGACCGGGTATGCCGACATCCTCAAGCAGGTGCGCGACGCGGATTTCAGCGCGCAGTTGCACGAGCGGCTGGAGCTGGCCGAGCAGGACAAGCGCAATGCGGTGGCGTTGGCGCAAGCCCAGGTGGCCAATGAGTTGCAGAAGTCGGCGGCCGCCAAAGACAGCGAGATTCAAGCCCTGAAGGCCCAGCTGGGTGCGGGCGCGGTGGAGCGCGACCTGGCGGTGGCGCAGGCGCTGAGCGCGGTGGAAAAGCAGCGCGATGCCATGGCGAACGAGCTGGATCGCGTGCGGCAAGCGCAGCAAACGGCGGATCAGTTGGCGCAAGCCCGGCTGGCGCAGGAGCTGCAAGGCGTGGCGGCCAAAAAAGACGCCGAGATCCAGCACCTGAAAGCACAGTTGGATGCGGGCGAGGTGGCGCGCAGGCTGGCGGTGTCTGAGGCGGTGACGGTGGTGGCGCGCGAGCGTGACGAGCTCCAAAACAATCTGAACCTGGTGGTCGTGAAAAAGCAGTTGGAAGAAAACGCCATCAAGGAGCAGTACGCCCTGCAGCTGCGTGACCGCGACGGCGAGATTGCGCGCCTCAGGGACATGAAGGCGCGGCTGTCGACCAAGATGGTGGGCGAGACGCTGGAGCAGCACTGCGAGACGGAGTTCAACCGCATCCGCGCCACGGCGTTTCCGCGCGCGTACTTTGAGAAGGACAACGACGCTCGCAGCGGCAGCAAGGGCGACTTCATCTTTCGCGACGTGGACGAGTCGGGCAACGAGATCGTCTCGATCATGTTCGAGATGAAGAACGAGAGCGACGAGACGGCCACCAAAAAGCGCAACGAAGACTTCTTGAAAGAGCTGGACAAGGACCGCACCGAAAAGGGCTGCGAGTACGCCGTGATGGTGTCGCTGCTGGAGCCCGAGAGCGAGCTGTTCAACACCGGCATCGTGGACATGTTCTACCGCTACCCCAAGATGTATGTGGTGCGGCCGCAGTTCTTCATCCCCATCATCACGCTGCTGCGCAACGCCGCCATGAAGTCGCTGCAGTACAAGTCAGAGCTGGCGCTGGTGAAGGCGCAAAACCTGGACATCACCAAGTTTGAAGCGCAACTGGAGGACTTCAAGGGCGCCTTTGGGCGCAACTGGCGCCTGGCGTCGGACGGGTTCGAAGAGGCCGTCAAGCGCATTGACGAGGCCATCAAAGACCTGGAGAAGACCAAGGAGGCCCTGCACAAATCGGCCAACAATTTGCGCCTGGCCAACGACAAGGCCGAAGACCTCACGATCAAGAAGCTGACACGTGGCAACCCGACGATGGCAGCCCAGTTTGCGGAATTGAAGCAGGTGGGGCTGTCAGACATGGAGTGA
- a CDS encoding Fic family protein: MWTDKAPRRRTYLWQRPDWPQWRFDAAALAAPLAEVHRAQGHLAGRMADVGLAQRDHATLQALTQEVITTSAIEGEALDLDAVRSSIARRLGVDIGALAPADRHVDGVVDMVLDATQHYSQPLTAERLFGWHAALFPTGYSGRTRIQVGAWRNDAAGPMQVVSGPVGREKVHYEAPPAAQLPAETAAFFQWFNAAPTGDPLIHAGLAHLWLVTLHPFDDGNGRISRAVGDMALARAEGTAQRFYSLSAQIQRERKHYYDQLETTQHGPLDVTPWLSWFLGCLLRAVQGAAGLLAGVLGKAQFWQRWADVPMNARQTLVLNRVLDGMEGKLTNAKWAAMGKCSSDTALRDINDLLEQGVLARLEGGGRNTAYILVK, encoded by the coding sequence ATGTGGACCGACAAAGCCCCCCGCCGCCGCACCTACCTGTGGCAACGCCCTGACTGGCCGCAGTGGCGTTTTGACGCGGCCGCACTGGCCGCCCCCCTGGCAGAGGTGCACCGCGCCCAAGGCCACCTGGCAGGGCGCATGGCTGACGTGGGGCTGGCGCAGCGCGACCACGCCACCCTGCAAGCCCTGACGCAAGAGGTCATCACCACCAGCGCCATCGAAGGCGAGGCGCTGGACTTGGACGCCGTGCGCTCCTCCATCGCCCGCAGGCTGGGGGTGGACATTGGTGCGCTGGCCCCGGCAGACCGGCATGTGGACGGCGTGGTGGACATGGTGCTCGACGCCACCCAGCACTACAGCCAGCCACTGACGGCAGAGCGCCTGTTTGGCTGGCACGCCGCTCTGTTCCCCACCGGCTACAGCGGCCGCACGCGCATCCAGGTGGGCGCGTGGCGCAACGATGCCGCAGGCCCCATGCAGGTTGTCTCTGGCCCTGTGGGCCGAGAAAAGGTGCACTACGAAGCCCCACCCGCTGCGCAACTGCCCGCAGAGACCGCCGCCTTTTTTCAATGGTTCAACGCCGCGCCCACCGGCGACCCGCTGATTCACGCCGGTCTGGCCCACCTGTGGCTCGTCACGCTGCACCCCTTTGACGACGGCAACGGCCGCATCAGCCGCGCCGTGGGCGACATGGCACTGGCGCGCGCCGAAGGGACTGCACAGCGCTTTTACAGCCTGAGCGCCCAGATCCAGCGCGAGCGCAAGCACTACTACGACCAACTGGAAACCACCCAGCACGGCCCGCTGGATGTAACGCCCTGGCTGAGCTGGTTTCTGGGCTGCCTGCTGCGCGCTGTACAAGGCGCAGCAGGCTTGCTGGCCGGCGTGCTCGGCAAAGCACAGTTCTGGCAACGCTGGGCCGACGTGCCAATGAACGCCCGGCAGACGCTGGTGCTGAACCGCGTGCTCGATGGCATGGAGGGCAAGCTGACCAATGCCAAGTGGGCGGCGATGGGCAAGTGCTCATCGGATACGGCGCTGCGGGATATCAACGACCTGTTGGAGCAAGGTGTGCTGGCGCGGCTGGAGGGTGGTGGACGGAACACTGCCTATATTTTGGTCAAATAG
- a CDS encoding DEAD/DEAH box helicase, producing MATLIPAIGSSAFDSTGERRLAERLEQKLDDDYLLWHNVPIGPKQTHPDFVVLHPRRGLLVLETKDWHLETVQSATRQAWTILANGQPKVVINPLAQARHCAIQVVNALERDPQLVQTSGPHQGKLAFPWGHGVVFTRITRKQFDAAGLGETIAANYIICKDEMEESADPEAFQERLWNMFAHSFGGAMSLPQLDRVRWIMFPQVRVQTTGDLFDDNDADAEMPNIMRVMDLQQEQLARSLGDGHRVIHGVAGSGKTMILGYRAEYLAKACTPTSKPILILCFNEPLGVKLHSVMEAKGLSDRVHVRHFHSWCHRQLTAYGQSLPPQNMPVGAKMMDMVDRVIRAVERCQIPGGQYQAVMIDEGHDFAPEWLKLITQMVDPATNSLLVLYDDAQSIYERARSKQFSFKSVGIQAQGRTTILKINYRNTRQILQTASLVAADLLTADDKDDDGIPLLKPVSCGRDGQAPVIIKLPTLRDEAFAIADHLASAHKEGFAWGDMAILCADWKNMDLCADALAQRKLPFNVRKRSGDFNPGANAIQVMTMKVSKGLEFPVVALPGVGHMPAAGEDEKEAARVFYVAATRATQRLVVGVCGPSMFGRQL from the coding sequence ATGGCGACATTGATACCGGCGATAGGCTCGTCCGCATTTGATTCCACCGGCGAGCGTCGCCTGGCCGAGCGGTTAGAGCAAAAGCTCGATGACGACTACCTGCTGTGGCACAACGTGCCCATCGGCCCCAAACAAACCCACCCTGATTTTGTGGTGCTGCACCCGCGCCGGGGCTTGCTGGTGCTAGAGACCAAGGACTGGCACCTGGAGACCGTTCAAAGCGCCACCAGACAGGCCTGGACGATTCTTGCCAACGGCCAGCCCAAGGTCGTCATCAACCCGCTGGCACAAGCGCGCCACTGCGCCATTCAAGTGGTCAACGCGCTAGAGCGCGACCCGCAGCTGGTGCAAACCAGCGGCCCGCACCAAGGCAAGCTCGCCTTCCCGTGGGGGCACGGCGTGGTGTTCACCCGCATCACGCGCAAACAGTTTGACGCCGCAGGCCTGGGCGAAACCATCGCCGCCAACTACATCATCTGCAAAGACGAGATGGAAGAGTCGGCCGACCCCGAAGCGTTTCAAGAGCGGCTGTGGAACATGTTTGCCCACAGCTTTGGCGGCGCCATGAGCCTGCCGCAGCTAGACCGCGTGCGCTGGATCATGTTCCCCCAAGTGCGCGTGCAAACCACCGGCGACCTGTTTGACGACAACGATGCAGACGCCGAGATGCCCAACATCATGCGGGTGATGGACCTGCAGCAAGAGCAGCTGGCCCGTAGCCTGGGCGACGGCCATCGTGTCATCCACGGCGTGGCGGGCTCCGGCAAGACCATGATCCTGGGCTACCGCGCCGAGTATTTGGCCAAGGCCTGCACACCCACCAGCAAGCCCATCCTCATCCTCTGCTTTAACGAACCACTGGGCGTCAAGCTGCACAGCGTGATGGAGGCCAAAGGCCTGAGCGACCGCGTGCATGTGCGGCACTTTCACAGCTGGTGCCACCGGCAACTCACCGCCTACGGGCAAAGCCTGCCGCCGCAAAACATGCCCGTGGGCGCCAAGATGATGGACATGGTCGACCGCGTTATCCGCGCGGTAGAGCGCTGCCAAATCCCCGGTGGCCAATACCAGGCCGTGATGATCGACGAGGGCCACGACTTCGCGCCCGAATGGCTCAAGCTCATCACCCAAATGGTGGACCCCGCCACCAACAGCCTGCTGGTGCTGTACGACGACGCGCAAAGCATTTACGAACGCGCGCGCAGCAAACAGTTCAGCTTCAAGAGCGTGGGCATCCAGGCTCAGGGCCGCACCACCATCCTGAAGATCAACTACCGCAACACGCGGCAGATATTGCAAACCGCCAGCCTGGTCGCCGCCGACCTGCTGACGGCGGACGACAAAGACGACGACGGCATCCCGCTACTCAAACCCGTGAGCTGCGGGCGCGACGGGCAAGCCCCCGTCATCATCAAATTGCCCACCCTGCGCGACGAAGCCTTTGCCATTGCGGACCACTTGGCCAGCGCGCACAAAGAAGGCTTTGCGTGGGGCGACATGGCCATCCTCTGTGCAGACTGGAAAAACATGGACTTGTGCGCCGATGCGCTGGCGCAGCGCAAGCTGCCCTTCAACGTGCGAAAACGGTCGGGCGACTTCAACCCCGGCGCCAACGCCATTCAGGTCATGACCATGAAGGTCAGCAAGGGGCTGGAGTTCCCCGTGGTGGCGCTACCTGGCGTGGGGCATATGCCTGCGGCGGGGGAGGATGAGAAAGAGGCGGCGCGTGTGTTTTATGTGGCGGCGACGCGGGCTACGCAGAGGTTGGTTGTAGGAGTGTGCGGTCCATCAATGTTCGGAAGGCAACTGTGA
- a CDS encoding tyrosine-protein phosphatase has protein sequence MPLPAPTRSLPMMGATNFRDLGGYIGQGGQQVKWRRIFRSDHLAGLTAQDQALLVELGVTRAVDFRGQAESAAYAYALPGITYHPLAIEPTVVQRALELQRTGRQLTAQDAVDLMQDTYRGFVHNNAPRFAELFRLLLASDAPTVFHCTAGKDRTGFAAALILLALGVPRDVVMHDYLLTNSLYQRPAGMGSHAPEEVLAVLWRVQEEFLDAALHRVDNDFGGVQAYLIDVLGVDAAAQKELAGRYLQAV, from the coding sequence ATGCCGCTGCCAGCACCCACCCGATCCCTGCCCATGATGGGCGCCACCAACTTTCGCGACCTGGGCGGCTACATCGGCCAGGGCGGGCAGCAGGTGAAGTGGCGGCGCATCTTTCGGTCAGACCACCTGGCGGGGCTGACCGCGCAAGACCAGGCCCTGCTGGTCGAGCTGGGCGTAACCCGCGCGGTGGACTTTCGGGGCCAAGCCGAAAGCGCCGCCTACGCCTACGCACTGCCCGGCATCACCTACCACCCGCTCGCCATCGAGCCCACCGTGGTGCAGCGTGCGCTAGAGCTGCAACGCACCGGCCGCCAGCTCACCGCGCAAGACGCCGTGGACTTGATGCAAGACACCTACCGCGGCTTTGTGCACAACAACGCCCCGCGTTTTGCCGAGCTGTTCAGGCTGCTGCTCGCCAGCGATGCGCCCACCGTCTTCCACTGCACCGCAGGCAAAGACCGCACCGGCTTTGCCGCCGCCCTCATCCTGCTGGCCCTGGGTGTGCCGCGCGACGTGGTCATGCACGACTACCTGCTCACCAACAGCCTCTACCAGCGCCCCGCCGGCATGGGCAGCCACGCGCCCGAAGAAGTGCTGGCCGTGCTGTGGCGCGTGCAAGAAGAGTTTCTGGACGCCGCGCTGCACAGGGTGGACAACGACTTTGGCGGCGTGCAGGCATACCTGATCGACGTGCTGGGCGTGGACGCCGCCGCGCAGAAAGAGCTGGCAGGGCGGTATTTGCAAGCAGTGTGA
- a CDS encoding helix-turn-helix domain-containing protein codes for MPHSRFVPAPPDLQPWLEAAVVVDSPAELAQSQFPAMVSSMLVVRLAGQVTCQGVAVPKAAWMSASTCATAYAHQGRVHAVGLVLRPEAAAALFTSARGAANAMRPMADLAGAPWAAAERNVRTAADDDARIDVLCQFIRATAAPPSDCEARRRHALALLTAACSADEGTGLHMGLSQRQFERRFVAHWGMAPKQFQVIARLNSTLWHALANEPATHNAELAVAQGYYDQSHMGRDVRRLAGQPLQILVQDTRTPLSTHWPLQMGAQTPPKPLHQPPQPT; via the coding sequence ATGCCCCACTCACGCTTTGTACCCGCCCCGCCCGACCTGCAGCCCTGGCTGGAGGCCGCCGTGGTGGTGGACTCCCCTGCCGAGCTGGCGCAGTCGCAGTTTCCGGCGATGGTGTCGAGCATGCTGGTAGTGCGGCTGGCAGGGCAAGTGACGTGCCAAGGGGTGGCAGTGCCCAAGGCGGCATGGATGAGCGCCAGCACCTGTGCCACCGCGTATGCCCACCAGGGCCGCGTACACGCCGTGGGGCTGGTGCTGCGGCCCGAGGCGGCAGCAGCGCTGTTTACCAGCGCACGCGGCGCCGCCAATGCCATGCGCCCCATGGCCGACCTGGCAGGCGCGCCGTGGGCTGCGGCAGAGCGCAACGTGCGGACAGCGGCAGACGATGACGCCCGGATAGACGTGTTGTGCCAGTTCATCCGCGCCACCGCTGCACCCCCGTCTGACTGCGAGGCACGGCGGCGGCACGCGCTGGCACTGCTCACCGCAGCCTGCAGTGCCGATGAAGGCACGGGTCTGCACATGGGCTTGAGCCAGCGGCAGTTTGAGCGGCGCTTTGTGGCGCACTGGGGCATGGCGCCCAAGCAGTTTCAGGTGATTGCGCGGCTGAACAGCACGCTGTGGCACGCCCTTGCTAACGAGCCAGCCACCCACAATGCCGAACTGGCGGTGGCCCAGGGCTACTACGACCAGTCACACATGGGGCGCGATGTGCGCAGGTTGGCGGGCCAGCCGCTGCAAATCCTGGTGCAAGACACACGCACGCCCCTTAGCACGCACTGGCCGCTGCAGATGGGTGCGCAGACGCCGCCGAAACCGCTGCACCAGCCACCCCAGCCAACTTAG
- a CDS encoding DUF2834 domain-containing protein produces the protein MQNKHLRAFFLLLAVVGLAVPWYFNAVYFLAGGSVMPDVFWRDAFANPLTTGITIDVYLAAVAFAVWVAADRSLGPWRWACIAACFGIGLAFAMPLYLAYRLRAVAAN, from the coding sequence ATGCAAAACAAGCACTTGCGCGCCTTCTTCCTGCTCCTGGCCGTTGTGGGGCTGGCCGTGCCCTGGTACTTCAACGCGGTGTACTTCTTGGCGGGTGGCAGCGTGATGCCCGATGTCTTCTGGCGCGACGCCTTTGCCAACCCCCTGACCACCGGCATCACCATCGACGTGTACCTGGCTGCCGTGGCGTTTGCAGTCTGGGTCGCGGCAGACCGCAGCCTGGGCCCGTGGCGCTGGGCTTGCATCGCGGCCTGCTTTGGCATCGGGCTGGCGTTTGCGATGCCGCTGTATCTGGCTTACCGGTTGCGCGCTGTGGCTGCGAACTAA
- a CDS encoding glycerophosphodiester phosphodiesterase family protein gives MNAFSFAAVCLSALVLAGCGGNDDAPAQPQVIAHRGASGYLPEHTLGGYELAIRMGTDFIEPDLQITKDGALVAIHDDTLNRTTNVATLFAQRNGAYKVADFTLAEIKTLTVVPTGTGKTTYPSFTPSAANPFGVPTFQEVVDFAKKQSSVVGREVGIYPEAKQADPVMEDGILKTLNASGYNAGSKLFIQSFSDATLRSLRTKQIAQNNKMPLVLLGVATTAADGSARMGVTGATGVSVLTLKEVAAFTEGVGVLINNSTYPLTKTFIDQAHAAGLKVHGWTFAQADATLAAAEFRKYLDMGMDGMFANYPDLAVTTRNAYVQGK, from the coding sequence ATGAACGCTTTTTCCTTCGCCGCAGTCTGCCTGTCCGCCCTCGTCCTTGCCGGATGTGGCGGCAACGATGACGCACCCGCACAGCCCCAGGTGATTGCCCACCGGGGCGCCAGCGGCTACTTGCCCGAACACACCCTGGGCGGCTACGAGCTGGCCATCCGCATGGGCACCGACTTCATCGAGCCCGATCTGCAAATCACCAAAGACGGCGCGCTGGTCGCCATCCACGACGACACGCTGAACCGCACCACCAACGTGGCCACGCTCTTTGCGCAGCGCAATGGCGCCTACAAAGTGGCTGACTTCACCCTGGCCGAGATCAAAACCCTGACCGTGGTGCCCACAGGCACGGGCAAAACCACCTACCCCAGTTTTACCCCCAGCGCCGCCAACCCGTTTGGCGTGCCCACCTTTCAGGAAGTGGTGGACTTTGCCAAAAAGCAGAGCAGCGTCGTGGGCCGCGAAGTGGGCATCTACCCCGAAGCGAAACAGGCCGACCCGGTGATGGAAGACGGCATCTTGAAGACGCTGAACGCCAGCGGCTACAACGCAGGCAGCAAGCTCTTCATCCAGTCGTTCAGCGACGCCACGCTGCGCAGCCTGCGCACCAAACAAATCGCGCAGAACAACAAGATGCCGCTGGTGCTGCTGGGCGTGGCCACCACTGCGGCCGACGGCAGCGCGCGCATGGGCGTAACGGGCGCCACGGGTGTGAGCGTGCTCACGCTGAAAGAAGTGGCTGCCTTTACTGAAGGCGTGGGCGTGCTTATCAACAACAGCACCTACCCCCTCACCAAAACCTTCATCGACCAAGCCCACGCCGCAGGCCTGAAGGTACACGGCTGGACCTTTGCCCAGGCCGACGCCACCCTGGCCGCTGCAGAGTTCCGCAAGTACCTCGACATGGGCATGGACGGCATGTTTGCCAACTACCCCGACCTGGCGGTGACCACGCGCAACGCCTACGTGCAGGGCAAGTAA
- a CDS encoding DUF4124 domain-containing protein, whose translation MRSRTERTVLTAIAVVVVAAAAAAWWTSDQWLPHAGPWTEQAWKKVTRPGPETLPPDKRPAAQARAARGGASAPVAPQPRKCVQDGRISYTDQPCPKGSQELPVYGAVTSLPP comes from the coding sequence ATGCGCAGCCGCACCGAACGCACCGTTCTCACCGCCATTGCGGTGGTCGTGGTTGCCGCCGCCGCGGCCGCCTGGTGGACATCCGACCAGTGGCTGCCCCATGCAGGGCCGTGGACCGAGCAGGCCTGGAAGAAAGTCACCCGCCCCGGCCCCGAAACCCTGCCGCCTGACAAGCGGCCTGCGGCACAGGCCCGCGCTGCGCGGGGCGGTGCGTCTGCACCCGTGGCCCCGCAGCCGCGCAAGTGTGTGCAAGACGGCCGCATCAGCTACACCGACCAGCCTTGCCCCAAAGGCAGCCAGGAGCTGCCGGTGTACGGCGCCGTCACTTCCCTGCCGCCTTAG
- a CDS encoding DNA topoisomerase III — MTKTLVIAEKPSVAQDIVRALTPVAGKFDKHDDHFENDRYVVTSAVGHLVEIQAPEEFDVKRGKWSFAHLPVIPPYFDLKPVDKTKTRLNAVVKQAKRKDVTQLINACDAGREGELIFRLIEQYAGGAKPLGKPVKRLWLQSMTPQAIRDGFDALRTEQQMAGLAHAARSRSEADWLVGINGTRAMTAFNSRDGGFFLTTVGRVQTPTLSLVVEREEKIRKFISRDYWEIHATFGAQAGEYPAKWFDPKWKKSEDVEARADRTWSAAEATAIANAVRGKQATVTEESKPTTQASPLLFDLTSLQREANGKFGFSAKTTLALAQSLYERHKALTYPRTDSRALPEDYLPVAKQTFEMLADSGMRHLAPHALTALNNNYIRPSKRIFDNSKVSDHFAIIPTLQAPSGLSEAEQKLYDLVVRRFMAVFFPSAEYTVTTRISTVAPHSFKTEGKVLVKPGWLAIYGKEAADEVEGGKEGDKGQNLVPVKPGEMVNTLAVDPKGLKTKPPARYSEATLLGAMESAGKQIDDEELREAMQEKGLGTPATRAATIEGLLTEKYMLREGREIIPTAKAFQLMTLLRGLEVEELCRADLTGEWEFKLSQMEKGLLTREDFMAGIASMTERMVKKAKEYDRDTIPGDYATLESPCPNCGGVVKENYRRFACVGKPGSEGCGFSFGKSPAGRTFETAEANALLATKKIGPLEGFRSKAGWPFTSEIIIKYDDEAHNYKLEFDFGDDKKGEESGEIVEFEDAALGPCPICGSEVHEHGSNFVCSKAVPTAAQPTPSCTFKSGKIILQQPVEREQMQKLLATGKTDLLDKFVSMRTRRAFKAHLAWDKEAGKVNFEFAPSKFPPRPGAAAKTGAAGASRTSATAKKAAKPAAAKKAPATKTAAAKAPRKAAAGKAPSAALAAVIGAEPVARPEAVKKMWEYIKAHNLQDPKDKRTIVADDKLRAVFGKDSAGMFELAGILGNHLGGE; from the coding sequence ATGACCAAGACCCTGGTAATTGCAGAAAAACCATCCGTCGCGCAAGACATCGTGCGCGCACTGACCCCCGTGGCCGGCAAGTTCGACAAGCACGACGACCACTTCGAGAACGACCGCTATGTAGTCACCAGCGCCGTGGGCCACCTGGTGGAGATCCAGGCGCCCGAAGAATTCGACGTGAAGCGCGGCAAGTGGAGCTTTGCGCACCTGCCCGTCATCCCGCCGTACTTCGATTTGAAGCCCGTGGACAAGACCAAGACGCGCCTGAACGCGGTGGTCAAGCAGGCCAAGCGCAAGGACGTCACGCAACTCATCAACGCCTGTGACGCGGGCCGCGAGGGCGAGCTGATCTTCCGCCTGATCGAGCAGTACGCCGGTGGTGCCAAGCCTCTGGGCAAGCCCGTCAAGCGGCTGTGGCTGCAGTCCATGACGCCCCAGGCCATCCGCGACGGCTTTGACGCCCTGCGCACGGAGCAGCAGATGGCAGGCCTGGCCCACGCCGCGCGCAGCCGGTCTGAGGCCGACTGGCTGGTGGGCATCAACGGCACGCGCGCCATGACGGCGTTCAACTCGCGCGACGGCGGGTTCTTCCTCACCACCGTGGGTCGCGTGCAGACGCCCACACTGTCGCTGGTGGTGGAGCGTGAAGAAAAGATCCGCAAGTTCATCAGCCGCGACTACTGGGAAATCCACGCCACCTTTGGCGCGCAGGCCGGTGAATACCCCGCCAAGTGGTTCGACCCCAAGTGGAAGAAAAGCGAAGACGTCGAAGCCCGCGCCGACCGCACATGGTCCGCCGCCGAAGCCACCGCCATTGCCAACGCCGTGCGCGGCAAGCAAGCCACGGTCACCGAAGAGAGCAAGCCCACCACGCAGGCATCGCCCCTGTTGTTTGACCTGACCAGCCTGCAGCGCGAGGCCAACGGCAAGTTCGGTTTCAGTGCCAAGACCACACTGGCGCTGGCGCAAAGCCTGTACGAGCGCCACAAGGCCCTGACCTACCCGCGGACCGACTCGCGCGCGCTGCCGGAAGACTACCTGCCCGTGGCCAAGCAGACCTTCGAGATGCTGGCCGACAGTGGCATGCGCCACCTGGCCCCGCACGCGCTCACCGCGCTCAACAACAACTACATCCGGCCCAGCAAGCGCATCTTTGACAACAGCAAGGTGAGCGATCACTTTGCCATCATCCCCACGCTGCAGGCGCCCAGTGGTCTGTCTGAAGCCGAGCAAAAGCTGTACGACCTGGTGGTGCGCCGCTTCATGGCCGTGTTCTTCCCCAGTGCGGAATACACGGTCACCACCCGCATTTCCACCGTGGCGCCCCACAGTTTCAAGACCGAAGGCAAGGTGCTGGTCAAGCCCGGCTGGCTGGCCATCTACGGCAAGGAAGCGGCCGACGAAGTCGAGGGCGGCAAAGAGGGTGACAAGGGCCAGAACCTGGTGCCGGTGAAGCCCGGCGAAATGGTCAACACCCTGGCCGTCGACCCCAAGGGGCTCAAGACCAAGCCCCCCGCACGCTACTCTGAAGCCACGCTGCTGGGCGCCATGGAAAGCGCCGGCAAGCAGATCGACGACGAAGAATTGCGTGAAGCCATGCAGGAAAAGGGCCTGGGTACGCCTGCCACGCGCGCAGCCACCATCGAAGGCTTGTTGACCGAAAAGTACATGCTGCGCGAAGGCCGCGAAATCATCCCCACGGCCAAGGCGTTTCAGCTCATGACGCTGCTGCGCGGGCTGGAGGTCGAAGAACTGTGCCGCGCCGACCTGACCGGCGAATGGGAGTTCAAGCTCTCGCAAATGGAAAAGGGCCTGCTCACCCGCGAAGACTTCATGGCGGGCATTGCCAGCATGACCGAGCGCATGGTCAAGAAGGCCAAGGAATACGACCGCGACACCATCCCCGGCGACTACGCCACGCTCGAATCCCCTTGCCCCAATTGCGGTGGCGTGGTGAAGGAAAACTACCGCCGCTTTGCCTGCGTGGGCAAGCCCGGCTCGGAAGGCTGCGGCTTCAGTTTTGGCAAGTCGCCCGCAGGCCGCACGTTTGAAACTGCCGAGGCCAATGCCCTGTTGGCGACCAAGAAGATCGGCCCGCTGGAAGGTTTCCGCTCCAAGGCGGGCTGGCCCTTCACGTCCGAGATCATCATCAAGTACGACGACGAGGCGCACAACTACAAGCTCGAATTCGACTTTGGCGACGACAAGAAGGGCGAAGAGTCGGGCGAGATCGTGGAGTTCGAAGACGCCGCGCTCGGCCCTTGCCCCATCTGCGGCTCAGAGGTGCACGAGCACGGCAGCAACTTTGTGTGCAGCAAGGCCGTGCCCACCGCTGCGCAACCCACACCGAGCTGCACCTTCAAGAGCGGCAAGATCATCCTGCAGCAGCCTGTGGAGCGTGAGCAGATGCAAAAGCTGCTGGCCACCGGCAAGACCGACCTGCTCGACAAGTTTGTGAGCATGCGCACCCGCCGCGCGTTCAAGGCCCACCTGGCGTGGGACAAGGAAGCGGGCAAGGTCAACTTTGAGTTTGCGCCATCCAAGTTTCCGCCCCGCCCTGGCGCTGCTGCAAAAACAGGAGCTGCTGGCGCAAGCAGGACAAGCGCTACAGCCAAAAAAGCCGCCAAACCTGCCGCCGCCAAGAAAGCGCCAGCCACCAAAACCGCCGCTGCCAAGGCCCCGCGAAAGGCCGCCGCAGGCAAGGCCCCCAGCGCCGCGCTGGCCGCCGTGATCGGCGCCGAGCCCGTGGCCCGGCCCGAGGCGGTCAAGAAGATGTGGGAGTACATCAAGGCCCACAACCTGCAAGACCCCAAAGACAAGCGCACCATCGTCGCCGATGACAAGCTGCGCGCCGTGTTCGGCAAGGACAGCGCAGGCATGTTCGAGCTGGCGGGCATTTTGGGCAACCACCTGGGCGGCGAGTGA